In Myxocyprinus asiaticus isolate MX2 ecotype Aquarium Trade chromosome 3, UBuf_Myxa_2, whole genome shotgun sequence, the following proteins share a genomic window:
- the LOC127419538 gene encoding spectrin beta chain, non-erythrocytic 4-like isoform X1 produces the protein MLTARDGARDEAQKLHRKWMKHQAFMAELARNKEWLAKIEQEGEELVQEQPELRSVVEMKLKEIRECWSHLENTTKVKARQLFETQNNRTSDLSTNSLNDLDQHLNVIQEQLPRLGSTHTTQPTLLQPRPTFSQQLQKIQSMEAQMQLYHGVGEVRGGAYQQGPEEEEQGGVVETRIVRLIEPLKERRRILLASKEMHQVTQDLEDEIVWIQERLHLASSTEYGTNLQGVQQLIQNHEALQIEMQARRGRVEEVLERAEAVAALRTPEVELVREGAGHVRQLWEVLQVEMERRTLMLDAVSHAQQYYTNAAKAESWLSGQKLQVLNEEKGNDEASTLRLLKEQLALEQTVENYAETVGSLSQQCRRMLELGHPDSEQITKQQAHIDRLYVSLKDLVEQRKTKLEQQYWLYQLKREVEALEKWISEREAVASSTELGRDLEHVTALQGSFTKFSSETRSVGQKQMDSVNKMVNEMIDCSHSDAATIAEWKDGLNESWADLLELMETRTQMLAASYQLYKFFTDCQEVMVQIEGKMRQLPEVRSCQVSSANPGTLQRLLHSFEHSLQLLVSQVRQLQENAAQLRAIYAGEKADAILSREQEVMQAWKELLVACEGSRVQVTTVTDKIQFFAVVRELSMWMDGIMGQIGLADDARDLSVLEGMMSQHQSLKSKMDNKSKNFMHCVEMGKMLLAARNPAAEEVKEKLEYVIAKQKDLNERWELHWEKLQQAQQRLQSNQLGLVEQSWHTVKEPITPNTREVGGGTDEVEELIRRHEAFRKAAATWKDHFSSLRQAEKMKEEQNKPTTSSLLSRQMFPLSCLVPSSSSSSSSSSLFRNPLQDSILESKHGPDLKHSTEHTVVHTLTQRLGSTLNPYTPVMNGSSYQGLNQSATVMGEGFSYHGLKQQGVSGLDHSNYQGLNQQVGVLGVNSSSYTGLNQQGVLGENSSSYHSLNHLGAVAVVEPKLGYAWQHLKADCLQPKINHIHNAVPPLLEAHRAQLASGIANVPAPPMGMDPSLEMIHSRLQRDPRGSRSDPQMDHLRREREYRLGRQTSSEQEIQARLNELPLIVRQERYRRRMERQSSSEQEGSGKHRVQKHDSSDAESGREPSDKRPSGEKRSTMAEIVEQAQEKEACQARGEVYRPPSSLSAPVSRLDRPRARDRPKPRRRPRPKEPEEPRRSRSAPAQSVTPQPPTHTVQHEGFLYRKHEEEGKERSPNSKSWVNLFCVLKQGEIGFYKDARHKTTPYNDEPLLNLAICTFDTTNGYKKKKNVFILRNSAEGDYIFLAKDEEDLKGWVNNINASLKEIDEIAKWEKATNSSTDPDKSERKERSEGAEPFEGAERSERSEKSERSDRSDKIEASDKSSEKRDISEKERGERGERGERERREKGDRGSRCSSTSGTSK, from the exons gagGGTGAGGAGCTGGTCCAGGAACAGCCCGAGTTGCGATCAGTGGTGGAGATGAAGTTGAAAGAAATCCGAGAGTGCTGGTCTCATCTGGAGAACACCACTAAAGTCAAGGCTCGCCAGCTCTTCGAAACTCAGAATAACCGGACAAGCGACCTGTCCACCAACAGCCTCAATGACCTGGACCAGCATCTCAATGTCATACAGGAACAGCTGCCCAGACTGGGCTCCACCCACACCACTCAACCCACCCTCCTTCAGCCCCGCCCCACTTTCAGCCAACAACTGCAGAAGATACAA TCGATGGAGGCCCAGATGCAGCTTTATCATGGTGTTGGTGAAGTTAGGGGTGGGGCTTATCAGCAAGGACCAGAGGAGGAGGAGCAAGGAGGCGTGGTGGAGACAAGAATTGTGCGCCTTATTGAGCCTCTGAAGGAGAGGAGGCGGATCCTTCTTGCTTCCAAGGAAATGCACCAAGTTACCCAAGACCTGGAGGATGAAATT GTATGGATTCAAGAGCGGTTGCATCTGGCCTCATCTACTGAATATGGCACCAATCTGCAGGGTGTCCAACAGTTAATACAAAACCATGAG GCTCTACAAATTGAGATGCAAGCTCGAAGGGGACGTGTCGAGGAGGTGCTGGAGAGAGCGGAAGCTGTCGCTGCCCTGCGGACCCCTGAGGTGGAGCTTGTGCGGGAGGGGGCGGGGCATGTGAGGCAGCTGTGGGAGGTGCTCCAGGTTGAGATGGAACGTCGCACATTGATGCTGGATGCTGTAAGCCACGCCCAACAGTACTACACCAACGCAGCAAAGGCGGAGTCTTGGCTCAGTGGGCAGAAGCTTCAGGTCCTCAATGAGGAGAAAGGAAAT GATGAGGCAAGCACTCTTAGGTTACTGAAGGAACAGTTGGCCTTAGAGCAGACAGTGGAGAATTATGCAGAGACAGTGGGCTCACTGTCCCAGCAGTGCCGTCGCATGCTTGAGTTAGGACATCCCGACAG TGAACAGATCACCAAACAGCAAGCTCATATAGACCGGCTATATGTGTCTCTGAAAGATCTGGTGGAGCAGAGGAAGACAAAGTTGGAGCAGCAGTACTGGTTATATCAGCTGAAACGAGAGGTGGAGGCGCTGGAGAAATGGATCTCTGAGAGAGAGGCTGTTGCCAGCTCCACTGAGCTCGGCCGGGACCTGGAGCATGTCACG GCTCTGCAGGGGAGCTTCACTAAATTCTCTTCTGAGACGCGTTCAGTGGGCCAGAAGCAGATGGATTCCGTCAATAAGATGGTGAATGAGATGATTGACTGCAGTCACTCTGATGCTGCCACCATTGCAGAGTGGAAGGATGGACTGAATGAGTCCTGGGCAGATCTTCTGGAGCTCATGGAGACCAGAACTCAGATGCTGGCTGCCTCATACCAGCTGTACAAGTTCTTCACCGACTGTCAGGAG GTGATGGTCCAAATTGAGGGAAAGATGAGACAGCTGCCAGAGGTGAGGTCCTGTCAAGTGAGCTCTGCCAACCCTGGCACACTTCAGAGACTCCTACACTCTTTTGAGCACTCCCTGCAGCTTCTGGTCTCACAG GTGCGCCAGCTGCAGGAAAATGCTGCTCAGCTGCGGGCGATTTATGCCGGGGAGAAAGCGGATGCCATTTTGAGCCGTGAGCAAGAAGTGATGCAGGCCTGGAAAGAGCTCCTGGTTGCCTGTGAGGGCAGTCGTGTGCAGGTCACCACAGTAACTGATAAGATCCAGTTCTTCGCTGTGGTGCGGGAACTGAGCATGTGGATGGATGGAATCATGGGACAGATTGGCTTGGCGGACGACGCCAG GGACCTCTCTGTGCTGGAGGGGATGATGTCTCAGCATCAGAGTCTGAAGAGTAAGATGGATAACAAGAGCAAGAACTTCATGCATTGCGTGGAGATGGGAAAGATGCTGCTCGCTGCACGCAACCCTGCAGCTGAAGAG GTAAAGGAAAAGCTGGAGTATGTCATTGCAAAGCAGAAAGACCTTAATGAGCGATGGGAACTGCACTGGGAGAAGCTTCAGCAGG CCCAGCAGAGACTTCAGTCTAACCAGCTGGGATTGGTAGAGCAGTCGTGGCACACagtgaaagagccaatcactcCAAACACTCGTGAAGTAGGGGGCGGAACTGACGAGGTAGAGGAGTTGATTCGCCGGCATGAAGCATTCCGGAAGGCTGCGGCCACGTGGAAGGACCATTTTAGCTCATTACGACAG GCAGAAAAGATGAAGGAGGAACAGAACAAGCCTACTACTTCCTCTCTCCTCAGCAGACAGATGTTCCCTCTCTCATGTCTTGTGCCcagctcctcctcctcttcttcatccTCCTCTCTCTTCCGTAACCCTCTTCAAGACTCAATTCTGGAGTCCAAGCACGGCCCAGACCTCAAACACTCCACAGAACATACAGtggtacacacactcactcagcgGCTTGGGTCCACCCTGAACCCCTACACACCAGTCATGAATGGCTCTTCCTACCAGGGGCTGAACCAATCGGCAACAGTAATGGGAGAGGGTTTTTCCTACCATGGGCTAAAACAACAGGGAGTTTCAGGGTTGGATCATTCCAACTATCAGGGGTTAAACCAACAAGTTGGTGTCTTGGGGGTAAATAGCTCAAGCTACACTGGATTAAACCAACAGGGTGTTTTAGGAGAAAACAGCTCCAGCTACCACAGCCTGAACCATTTAGGTGCTGTGGCCGTGGTAGAGCCCAAACTGGGATATGCTTGGCAGCACCTGAAAGCTGACTGCCTGCAGCCCAAAATCAACCACATTCACAATGCTGTTCCACCTTTACTGGAGGCACACCGAGCTCAACTTGCCAGTGGCATAGCAAATGTGCCAGCTCCTCCTATGGGCATGGACCCCTCCCTGGAGATGATCCACAGCCGTTTACAGAGAGACCCCCGAGGGAGCCGCTCAGACCCACAGATGGATCATCTGCGGCGGGAGAGAGAGTACCGGCTTGGCCGTCAGACTTCCAGTGAGCAGGAGATCCAGGCGAGACTTAATGAGCTCCCGCTTATCGTTAGGCAGGAGCGTTACCGCAGAAGAATGGAGAGACAGTCATCCAGTGAGCAGGAGGGCAGCGGAAAACATAGAGTACAAAAACATGACTCTAGTGATGCAGAGTCTGGGAGAGAACCGTCTGACAAGAGACCATCTGg GGAGAAGCGTTCCACTATGGCTGAGATTGTTGAACAAGCACAAGAGAAAGAAGCTTGCCAA GCAAGGGGAGAGGTGTACCGGCCACCCAGTAGTCTCTCTGCACCAGTGAGTCGTCTGGATCGACCCCGGGCTCGTGATCGCCCCAAACCAAGACGAAGACCTCGTCCAAAAGAACCTGAGGAGCCACGGAGGTCTCGTTCTGCACCTGCCCAGAGTGTCACACCACAACCTCCTACACACACCGTCCAACATGAGGGCTTCCTCTACCGCAAACATGAAGAGGAGGGGAAAGAGAGGAGCCCAAACAG TAAATCGTGGGTTAATCTGTTCTGCGTGCTCAAACAAGGAGAGATTGGTTTCTACAAGGATGCGCGACACAAAACCACACCCTACAATGATGAGCCTCTTCTCAACCTTGCCATCTGCACCTTTGACACTACCAATGGatacaaaaagaagaagaatgtattCATTCTCAG GAACTCTGCTGAAGGGGACTACATCTTCCTGGCTAAGGATGAG GAGGATCTAAAGGGTTGGGTCAACAATATTAATGCTAGCCTAAAAGAGATCGATGAAATTGCCAAGTGGGAAAAAGCCACAAATTCCTCCACAGACCCTGACAAATCAGAGCGCAAGGAGCGCTCAGAAGGGGCGGAGCCATTCGAGGGAGCTGAGAGATCAGAGAGGTCAGAGAAGTCTGAGCGTTCAGACCGATCAGATAAAATAGAGGCATCGGACAAAAGCTCAGAAAAGAGGGACATATCTGAgaaagagaggggagagagaggcgaacgaggggagagagagaggagggaaaaAGGAGACCGGGGTTCCAGGTGTTCCAGCACTTCGGGAACAAGCAAATGA
- the LOC127419538 gene encoding spectrin beta chain, non-erythrocytic 4-like isoform X2, with amino-acid sequence MLTARDGARDEAQKLHRKWMKHQAFMAELARNKEWLAKIEQEGEELVQEQPELRSVVEMKLKEIRECWSHLENTTKVKARQLFETQNNRTSDLSTNSLNDLDQHLNVIQEQLPRLGSTHTTQPTLLQPRPTFSQQLQKIQSMEAQMQLYHGVGEVRGGAYQQGPEEEEQGGVVETRIVRLIEPLKERRRILLASKEMHQVTQDLEDEIVWIQERLHLASSTEYGTNLQGVQQLIQNHEALQIEMQARRGRVEEVLERAEAVAALRTPEVELVREGAGHVRQLWEVLQVEMERRTLMLDAVSHAQQYYTNAAKAESWLSGQKLQVLNEEKGNDEASTLRLLKEQLALEQTVENYAETVGSLSQQCRRMLELGHPDSEQITKQQAHIDRLYVSLKDLVEQRKTKLEQQYWLYQLKREVEALEKWISEREAVASSTELGRDLEHVTALQGSFTKFSSETRSVGQKQMDSVNKMVNEMIDCSHSDAATIAEWKDGLNESWADLLELMETRTQMLAASYQLYKFFTDCQEVMVQIEGKMRQLPEVRSCQVSSANPGTLQRLLHSFEHSLQLLVSQVRQLQENAAQLRAIYAGEKADAILSREQEVMQAWKELLVACEGSRVQVTTVTDKIQFFAVVRELSMWMDGIMGQIGLADDARDLSVLEGMMSQHQSLKSKMDNKSKNFMHCVEMGKMLLAARNPAAEEVKEKLEYVIAKQKDLNERWELHWEKLQQAQQRLQSNQLGLVEQSWHTVKEPITPNTREVGGGTDEVEELIRRHEAFRKAAATWKDHFSSLRQAEKMKEEQNKPTTSSLLSRQMFPLSCLVPSSSSSSSSSSLFRNPLQDSILESKHGPDLKHSTEHTVVHTLTQRLGSTLNPYTPVMNGSSYQGLNQSATVMGEGFSYHGLKQQGVSGLDHSNYQGLNQQVGVLGVNSSSYTGLNQQGVLGENSSSYHSLNHLGAVAVVEPKLGYAWQHLKADCLQPKINHIHNAVPPLLEAHRAQLASGIANVPAPPMGMDPSLEMIHSRLQRDPRGSRSDPQMDHLRREREYRLGRQTSSEQEIQARLNELPLIVRQERYRRRMERQSSSEQEGSGKHRVQKHDSSDAESGREPSDKRPSGASEW; translated from the exons gagGGTGAGGAGCTGGTCCAGGAACAGCCCGAGTTGCGATCAGTGGTGGAGATGAAGTTGAAAGAAATCCGAGAGTGCTGGTCTCATCTGGAGAACACCACTAAAGTCAAGGCTCGCCAGCTCTTCGAAACTCAGAATAACCGGACAAGCGACCTGTCCACCAACAGCCTCAATGACCTGGACCAGCATCTCAATGTCATACAGGAACAGCTGCCCAGACTGGGCTCCACCCACACCACTCAACCCACCCTCCTTCAGCCCCGCCCCACTTTCAGCCAACAACTGCAGAAGATACAA TCGATGGAGGCCCAGATGCAGCTTTATCATGGTGTTGGTGAAGTTAGGGGTGGGGCTTATCAGCAAGGACCAGAGGAGGAGGAGCAAGGAGGCGTGGTGGAGACAAGAATTGTGCGCCTTATTGAGCCTCTGAAGGAGAGGAGGCGGATCCTTCTTGCTTCCAAGGAAATGCACCAAGTTACCCAAGACCTGGAGGATGAAATT GTATGGATTCAAGAGCGGTTGCATCTGGCCTCATCTACTGAATATGGCACCAATCTGCAGGGTGTCCAACAGTTAATACAAAACCATGAG GCTCTACAAATTGAGATGCAAGCTCGAAGGGGACGTGTCGAGGAGGTGCTGGAGAGAGCGGAAGCTGTCGCTGCCCTGCGGACCCCTGAGGTGGAGCTTGTGCGGGAGGGGGCGGGGCATGTGAGGCAGCTGTGGGAGGTGCTCCAGGTTGAGATGGAACGTCGCACATTGATGCTGGATGCTGTAAGCCACGCCCAACAGTACTACACCAACGCAGCAAAGGCGGAGTCTTGGCTCAGTGGGCAGAAGCTTCAGGTCCTCAATGAGGAGAAAGGAAAT GATGAGGCAAGCACTCTTAGGTTACTGAAGGAACAGTTGGCCTTAGAGCAGACAGTGGAGAATTATGCAGAGACAGTGGGCTCACTGTCCCAGCAGTGCCGTCGCATGCTTGAGTTAGGACATCCCGACAG TGAACAGATCACCAAACAGCAAGCTCATATAGACCGGCTATATGTGTCTCTGAAAGATCTGGTGGAGCAGAGGAAGACAAAGTTGGAGCAGCAGTACTGGTTATATCAGCTGAAACGAGAGGTGGAGGCGCTGGAGAAATGGATCTCTGAGAGAGAGGCTGTTGCCAGCTCCACTGAGCTCGGCCGGGACCTGGAGCATGTCACG GCTCTGCAGGGGAGCTTCACTAAATTCTCTTCTGAGACGCGTTCAGTGGGCCAGAAGCAGATGGATTCCGTCAATAAGATGGTGAATGAGATGATTGACTGCAGTCACTCTGATGCTGCCACCATTGCAGAGTGGAAGGATGGACTGAATGAGTCCTGGGCAGATCTTCTGGAGCTCATGGAGACCAGAACTCAGATGCTGGCTGCCTCATACCAGCTGTACAAGTTCTTCACCGACTGTCAGGAG GTGATGGTCCAAATTGAGGGAAAGATGAGACAGCTGCCAGAGGTGAGGTCCTGTCAAGTGAGCTCTGCCAACCCTGGCACACTTCAGAGACTCCTACACTCTTTTGAGCACTCCCTGCAGCTTCTGGTCTCACAG GTGCGCCAGCTGCAGGAAAATGCTGCTCAGCTGCGGGCGATTTATGCCGGGGAGAAAGCGGATGCCATTTTGAGCCGTGAGCAAGAAGTGATGCAGGCCTGGAAAGAGCTCCTGGTTGCCTGTGAGGGCAGTCGTGTGCAGGTCACCACAGTAACTGATAAGATCCAGTTCTTCGCTGTGGTGCGGGAACTGAGCATGTGGATGGATGGAATCATGGGACAGATTGGCTTGGCGGACGACGCCAG GGACCTCTCTGTGCTGGAGGGGATGATGTCTCAGCATCAGAGTCTGAAGAGTAAGATGGATAACAAGAGCAAGAACTTCATGCATTGCGTGGAGATGGGAAAGATGCTGCTCGCTGCACGCAACCCTGCAGCTGAAGAG GTAAAGGAAAAGCTGGAGTATGTCATTGCAAAGCAGAAAGACCTTAATGAGCGATGGGAACTGCACTGGGAGAAGCTTCAGCAGG CCCAGCAGAGACTTCAGTCTAACCAGCTGGGATTGGTAGAGCAGTCGTGGCACACagtgaaagagccaatcactcCAAACACTCGTGAAGTAGGGGGCGGAACTGACGAGGTAGAGGAGTTGATTCGCCGGCATGAAGCATTCCGGAAGGCTGCGGCCACGTGGAAGGACCATTTTAGCTCATTACGACAG GCAGAAAAGATGAAGGAGGAACAGAACAAGCCTACTACTTCCTCTCTCCTCAGCAGACAGATGTTCCCTCTCTCATGTCTTGTGCCcagctcctcctcctcttcttcatccTCCTCTCTCTTCCGTAACCCTCTTCAAGACTCAATTCTGGAGTCCAAGCACGGCCCAGACCTCAAACACTCCACAGAACATACAGtggtacacacactcactcagcgGCTTGGGTCCACCCTGAACCCCTACACACCAGTCATGAATGGCTCTTCCTACCAGGGGCTGAACCAATCGGCAACAGTAATGGGAGAGGGTTTTTCCTACCATGGGCTAAAACAACAGGGAGTTTCAGGGTTGGATCATTCCAACTATCAGGGGTTAAACCAACAAGTTGGTGTCTTGGGGGTAAATAGCTCAAGCTACACTGGATTAAACCAACAGGGTGTTTTAGGAGAAAACAGCTCCAGCTACCACAGCCTGAACCATTTAGGTGCTGTGGCCGTGGTAGAGCCCAAACTGGGATATGCTTGGCAGCACCTGAAAGCTGACTGCCTGCAGCCCAAAATCAACCACATTCACAATGCTGTTCCACCTTTACTGGAGGCACACCGAGCTCAACTTGCCAGTGGCATAGCAAATGTGCCAGCTCCTCCTATGGGCATGGACCCCTCCCTGGAGATGATCCACAGCCGTTTACAGAGAGACCCCCGAGGGAGCCGCTCAGACCCACAGATGGATCATCTGCGGCGGGAGAGAGAGTACCGGCTTGGCCGTCAGACTTCCAGTGAGCAGGAGATCCAGGCGAGACTTAATGAGCTCCCGCTTATCGTTAGGCAGGAGCGTTACCGCAGAAGAATGGAGAGACAGTCATCCAGTGAGCAGGAGGGCAGCGGAAAACATAGAGTACAAAAACATGACTCTAGTGATGCAGAGTCTGGGAGAGAACCGTCTGACAAGAGACCATCTGg tgcaagtgaatggtga